The genomic DNA GATCGCCATGACGGCGACCAACCTGTTCTCGGTGTCCTCGTTCGGCGAGTTCGAGTACTGGTTCGCCGGCATCAAGGTGGCCGCGATCCTGGTGTTCCTCGGCCTGGGCACGCTTTTCGTTTTTGGGTTGTGGCCGAACAAGGAGATGGACTTCTCCAACCTGACCGCCCACGGCGGGTTCTTCCCGCTGGGCGCGATGGCCATCACGGTGGGCGTGGTGACGGTGATCTTCTCGATGGTCGGGGCGGAGATCGCCACCATCGCCGCCGCGGAGTCGGCCGATCCGGAGCGGGCCGTGGCCAAAGCCGCCAACTCGGTGATCCTGCGCATCGCGCTCTTCTTCGTGGGCTCGGCATTCCTTCTGGTGGCGATCCTGCCGTGGAACAGCGACCAGACCGCCGCGTCGCCGTTCGTCTCGGCGTTCACCGAATTGGGCATCCCCTACGCCGATCACATCATGAACGCCGTGGTGCTCACAGCAGTGCTGAGCTGCCTGAACTCGGGGATGTACACGGCCTCGCGGATGTTGTTCGTGCTGGCCGCCCGGCGTGAGGCACCGCCGCAACTGGTCAGCGTCACCCGTCGCGGCGTCCCAGCGCCCGCGATTCTCGCGTCATCGGTGATCGGTTTCATCTGTGTGATCGCCGCGGCATTCTCGCCGAACACGATCTTCGCGTTCCTGTTGAACTCCAGCGGCGCGGTCATCCTGTTCGTCTACCTGCTCATCGCGATCTCGCAGATCATGCTGCGTTACCGCGCCTCGGGCGAGACCCTCAAGGTGAAGATGTGGCTGTTCCCGGTGCTGTCGATCCTCACCGCAGTAGCCATCACCGCCATCCTTGTGCAGATGTTCGTCCAGGGCGGCGACAACCGGAAGGCGCTGACGCTGAGCCTGTTGTCCTGGGCCGTGGTGATCGTGCTGTTCCTGGCCAACCGCTGGTTCATCGGTCGCAGGCCCGAGGTGGCCGAGGCTCCCCGCGCGGCCGGAGCTCCGCGTCCGCACCGGGTGTTGGTGCTGGCCAACGAGACCGTGGAATCCAATGAACTGCTCGACGAGCTGCGCCGCATCGGCGCGGACCGCGACGCGATCTATCAGGTGGTGGTGCCGGCCAGTCCGATCGACACCGGGGTGGCCGCCACCCATGGCCCGCTCGACATCTCCGAAGCCACCACCCGCGCGGCACAACACCGACTCGATCAGACGCTGAACACGCTGCGCTCCGAGGAATTGCAGGCCGACGGCGAGTTGGGTGACTATCGTCCGCTGCGGGCGCTGGCCCATGCCGTCGAGGCGTTCCGGCCCGACCAGATCGTGATTTCGACTCTGCCGCCGGAGGATTCGGTGTGGCATCGGTTCGACGTCGTTGACCGGGCCCGCGCCGACTATCAGATCCCGGTGACCCATGTGGTGTCGCGAGCCCGTACCCAGGAGCATGCCTCGTGACCATCCTGGCCGCGTTCAGTGCGAGCCGGCACAGCAGCGCCCCGCTGAACCT from Mycobacterium sp. DL440 includes the following:
- a CDS encoding amino acid permease, yielding MGETPTLKKALSQRQLRMIAIGGVIGAGLFVGSGVVIGDTGPGTFITYALAGVLIIMVMRMLAEMAVANPSTGSFADYARNALGNWAGFSVGWLYWYFWVIVVGFEAIAGAKIVQYWIPAAPIWLTALLLLIAMTATNLFSVSSFGEFEYWFAGIKVAAILVFLGLGTLFVFGLWPNKEMDFSNLTAHGGFFPLGAMAITVGVVTVIFSMVGAEIATIAAAESADPERAVAKAANSVILRIALFFVGSAFLLVAILPWNSDQTAASPFVSAFTELGIPYADHIMNAVVLTAVLSCLNSGMYTASRMLFVLAARREAPPQLVSVTRRGVPAPAILASSVIGFICVIAAAFSPNTIFAFLLNSSGAVILFVYLLIAISQIMLRYRASGETLKVKMWLFPVLSILTAVAITAILVQMFVQGGDNRKALTLSLLSWAVVIVLFLANRWFIGRRPEVAEAPRAAGAPRPHRVLVLANETVESNELLDELRRIGADRDAIYQVVVPASPIDTGVAATHGPLDISEATTRAAQHRLDQTLNTLRSEELQADGELGDYRPLRALAHAVEAFRPDQIVISTLPPEDSVWHRFDVVDRARADYQIPVTHVVSRARTQEHAS